The genomic interval GGAGGCCACCCGTGTCTATGGAAACCTGACACAGTGGAAGGAAGTGCGGGACCTCGTCATGCGaaacaaaggtgtgtgtgtgtaaatgttttatttgaccagTACCTCGGGGGGTCGAGCTCATTTCCACGAAGGCCACCACACCTGCGTCCTTCAGGGGTTTAAAAGCAGCTCATATCAGAGTGAGTGCCCTCGCACTAATGTATAATGGCCTTGTGTAAACTGACTCTTGACGCGCTATGTCCAGGTACTGCTCCAGCAGCTATGTGCTGCGTTGCAGAGCCTGTGTAATGTACTACTTAACGCCCAAGGCCAAACCGCACTGCATGTAAACACTGAGTAATAACACAGGTCCCCCTAGCCCCCCTACACTGcccacacgcacaacacacacaacacagacaatGCCTCATCTCTCATTCCTCTACCCTGCAGTCTACCAGTTCCTGGTGACCCTGCTGGATTCTCAGAGTGGAGAGGTGTGTTTTGCTGCCTGTGGGGTCCTCACCAACCTGAGCCTGGACCCTCCCAGCAGGGCCACGCTCACACAGGAGGGGGTCATCGCCAAGTAAGTCCCCCATCCCGGCCCCTTGGCCAGGGGAGGCATGTGTCTCTTTGAAAACGTAATGTAGCAACGTCACCACATCATGAATGCAGAGCACATTGTGTGAGTGTCCTTCATGCTAGACACAGCTGCCGGTGTGGTCATCTCGTCTTCTACCACATTGTCTTCGTTAACAAAAGCAGGGGCGTGGCTTTGTGTGAAACACACGGGTAGTGCGTCTTGTTTTTTGCAAAACACAAGATAGTTGTATCTCCTGTGGCTTTCACGGGACAACTTTGAAAATGCCAACCGCAAGATAAATCGGCAACCTTTCATTCAACTTCCTTACacgcacgtacatgcacacacacacacacacacacgcactcacacacgaacgcacacacgcgcgcgcacacacacacacacacacaaggcccaTTGAAGTGGAGCTAATGGCTTCCAGCCTACAGGTCATGtgaatccccccctccccctgcggccatatgatgtttgtgtgtgcgtgtgtgtttgtgtgtgataggCTGGTGGACTGTCTCCGGGACCTGGGGCCCGGGGACTGGCAGCTGGCCGGCCAGGTGTGTCAGACCCTGTGGAACCTGACGGAGCCGAGCGCCTCAGACGGAGGGGCCCCCCTGcaccagcaggagagagagaccctcctgGGGGCCCTCATAACCTACTCATGTAGGCACATAGGTCCAACACACatgggtcaaacacacacacacacacacacacacacacacacacacacacacacacacacacacacacacacacacacacacacacacacacacgtcggatAACTTCACCAACGTGGTCAATGGGGTGTTTTAATACAGCTTATTTGTCAAGATGGCTTTAGATTAAATTCACACAATTGTAAGTGAAaagtgttattttattttgatgtaTTTTCTAAATATAGTCCCAAGAATAAATACATTGTTGATTGACAAGCCTAACGTTTTCATTTCTGGTTTTCTGGTGACTCAATATTTAGGTGAAGAAGAGGCAATCCAGTGGACGGCCAACAACGACATGAGGGATTACCACAAGGCCTGCTGGGAGATGGAGTTTCTTCCTGTGGCCCGGAAACTAAAAGACAGACTACAGCCTCTGAACTGACTGATCTGTGTAGCTAGAATGTGACATCCATATCCTTCGTGTTCTCCGTGGGCTCACTATTCTTTATCTATTTGTACTAATACCCAGAAAATGATCTTCTCATAAGTGCCTGCTGAAATTATATTTGACTTCTTATTTGTCTTATTTGGTTTTACCTTAAACCTCAGTCAAACATGTATTGATTTGCACTTGGTTCCTATAACTCTATGAAGCCATGTAGACACGCCTCGCTCATGATGCTACATGATCGCTACAGGGAAAAGCAGGGATGTACATTTTAACTAGAGCTTTAACCTCTGGTCTCCAGGGCAGCACGACTACTGTGAATTGTTGGTATTTAACACAAAATATACAATAAAGAGCTAAATCCATACTCACACAGACTTGAAACCATCAGGAGCGTTTCCTTAGTAACTTCTTTGTCGATTGCCTACCATTCTATCGGACATGTGGGTGGTTCTGCATATCGGGACGCAGTTGAACCAAAGTGATGAGGTGTCGTACTGTGAATCAAGATTTGCACAAAGAGCTGCTGTTGACAACATAGCTTATAACCAAACACAAACGTTTGTTAATCCATAAATGCTGTCAGGTATTCCAGAGCCTCGTATTTGACCAAGATAAGCAAACTATAAATTCTAGCATGCTTACCTTGTTCAAATATTAGGATTTTAGATCTTCTTATTTgtttaatattataataataatatattattgtttaatattataataatattatattattgctttaatattataataatattaaacaaataggaatatttaaaatatataatgcAGGCTAAAAGCAACACAATTGCTGCTTCCAAAGGCAATAAGGAAAGCTGGAGAACAATGGCAGACTGTGAATGTGTCAGCTTTGGCTTATCAATAGACTTTTTGAAGGTCGAGTGCAGGATACGATTTTGATAGTACAAGCTGAAATTTATCTTAAGTCCAAGACTCATGGACATTTGGGAACTTACTCACAAAGGAAAAGTATCCAAACATGAGGAAAGGTGCTACCTCCTTGATATGGCTCTACTATTTTATCCCACATGAAGGTTATTAAGTGAAAATACTTTTCCAACATGACTGATGTTCATTTCAAAGCCTGCTTGTGTAGCTACCAGCAGCTACTGTCCGGACGATGCAACCATGGCTGACTCCATTCAGTGCAAGTAACCAGAGTATGGACtcagtaaatataaataaatatatgtttagCATTTTTTATGTAGGTAGATCATTTGTTCATTTTGAAAGTGGCTCGCAAGCCGAAAAACGGTGTGCCTGAGGTCCAGTGGCAGACCTCGGCCTCAGGCCCTTCTTCACCCTGTAGGGCCCCTCTGGGCCCCAGCCTCAGGCCCTTCTCCCCCCTAGGGCCCCTCTGGTCCCCAGCCTCAGGCCCTTCTCCCCGTAGGGCCCCTCTGGTCCCCAGCCTCAGGCCCTTCTTCACCCTAGGGCCCCTCTGGGCCCCAGCCTCTGGCCCTTCTCCCCGTAGGGCCCctctggtccccagcctctGGCCCTTCTCCCCGTAGGGCCCCTCTGGTCCCCAGCCTCAGGCCCTTCTCCCCCCTAGGGCCCCTCAGGCCCCTCAGGGGCATGtgtctcaggaggtagagtgggttggctgttaaccggaaggttgctagttcgaatcCGGGCTCCTCCTAgtatcgaggtgtccctgagcaagacgcctcaccctgtctgctcatgacgagctggctgtcgccttgcatggttgacaccgctgtgggtgtgtgaatgtgtggtgaATGGGTGGCGAATGGGTGAATGCGAGGCAGTATTGCAAggcgctttgagcggccactggttagaaaagcactgtataaatgcagCCGGGTAGACCAGCTGGGAACCACAGGTGGACGGTCCGGGGGCCCGACAGGTAGACGGCCCAGGCGCCTGACAGGTAGACGACGGAAGAGGCGGCTGGAGGAGCTCTGCCCGAGACTGTCGCCCATCCCTTCGATACCCGGCCCAACACTTGAATCCGGGTGAGATTCCGGCGACGTTGGCAAGACAGGATGGCACAGGCGGGACCGCTTGGGCAGGGTGGTTCTGGGAGTATTGGCAGAGCTGCTACACCTCCTCCTAGGTCGTCTAGCTCCTCAGCGTCTCTTTAATTGGCCACGGGAACAGCGCCCCCTGCCTGGCCGGCCTCCTCAGCAGACTTTATGGAGATCCCTCAGTCTTCCCCACTGGTCATAGGCCCTGGGATGTCCTCACCATGAGGAGTGCTGCTCTGTCTGAACAAAAccccaacatttattttttccattacAAATTGACGTAGTTTATTTTCTTGGTTAAAGAGCAGTCCATTAAGATACCCTTCGTCACCATGACAATGCAGTgtggaacacacaaacatgaaataaatataataacacACCACTCAGAAATAATTAACCATCTCAAAGACTTTATTATTAAACATATTTGGGGTTCCAGGCAGTGCTTAACAAGATGcacaaagtaaaagtacagagttTCCACAAAACAAATCACATCTTTACAATGTAAAAACATTCAAATGAAATGTAAATACCTCCTCAGTTCCCACTGTCCTTACATCAGTGCTCCATTACAACACGAGCCAATAGTTCAACCATCTTCCTTACAGAACACCTGTAACATGCATCTAGAAGCTAAACATTGTTCTACATGTGTTTGATATAACATGGGAGAAGTGCGTTGGTTATCAGATGTCAAGTGTCACCTGCTAAAATGTTTTGGGGGAAGCCATTTGTCTTTTGGTAGCCAGCGAGGCTCTGCTGGTGGTTGTATGACTGAGCTATCGTGGGAAATGGCTTCCTGTTTGGAACGATGATTAGGTAGTTATAAATTCCCCCTATGTGGAGACCGTTAAGGTTCATTTTCATTAATGTGGCCTTGAAGTCAGTGCCCATTTAGAAACAAACCACATATCAAGACAAAGATCTGGGAGACTTTTTGATTGAAGAAACCTCATTAGTTTCTCTGTATGGAGTTTTATTTTGCCCTGTCAATAGCTGCTTCTTCAGTAAAACATTTCCACATGAATAGGCTGTAAACTGGCACAAATGTGGCTAGTGTTGGGTAATACCTGACTCAACATTAGAGAAGAGAATTTAGTAATATGCCACTAATGTGGCAGTGGTCAGTGGTATCCTTGACTACGGCAGGTCACTTTATTGCCTATGTCCATACAGGCAGAATAATGTGTCTGACCAGAGTGCAGTTGGTGCATCTTACGGTGTGGTTACCTGAACACGAGACGGCATTTTTATCATAAGTAACATCACGATCATTTTGATCAAATGACaaccaaaacaataaaacacagaaCGTATGTTAGAAAATTACAAATGATGATTAATAAGGttagatttttttattattttttttcgtaTAAAAAGGTGTCAGTAACTGACATCAGTCAgggtttgataaaaaaaacctCCATTTCCTCTTAAGAACCACCATCACGATGATATTAAGCAAACATTCAACTCCGAAGTTGTTCCTTTCATCATGCCTCAAGAACACAACCTTTAGTAGAATGCATttagtaaacaacaacattggaGTCGGTGCCTCCGGTAAAAAATTATATAactaaaaattcaaataaaaactaGTTTTCACTGGTTAGGTTAAACAAGCTTTGCTACAACCTTCTGCTCATGGGAAGTCTTCGTTTCCAGACCAACTAGAGTAGTTAAAAGCCCCCAGATAAGTCGCTACTCGCCAAAGAGCACTTCTTTACATGTTTTTAACACgaggtatttattttttggataTAAATTCACAATCTAAAGCTTCAAAAAGTTGTTAAGGGGGTGACCGGACAGGTATGAGCGGAAGACAAGACGGTTCTTGGGACAACCGGGAGCAAATCCCTCCTGGAAGACTTGGCTTTAGCAAACCTCCTTTCTTTATGAGTAACTGGTCTTATTTCCTCTCcccatatctttttttttttcttgaaagATAACATACCATTTAACAGTCACCTCACGATAACATAGCTACAGCAGAAGCCGAGAAGTGACATTCCTTCAAAGTGCCTcgctatatatataaaaaaaaaaaaagtaacttGAAATTCAAGATTTCTTCTGATATATTCTTCTGAACACTTTCTCACTTGTACGGCCGTGCTCCTAGAAGGCGGTCACAACACACagacttaacacacacacacacacacatttagcatACATACATCTCATTGAATAGAGCCCAAAACAGTGTACTATATTTCTCTCCGCAACTTTTCACAATCCTTAAGATTAGCTTACGTAGACAGTTGTTCGGGGATGGGATGGCTGGAGGGGAGGTcttattgagagagagaaaggggaagaggcggtgggagggggggggggtcacatttTTGGGGTAGGGCGAGGAGTCAATATGACTCCGTGTGAATACATGAGAGCATTAGCACCAGCGCGGCTGCACCAGGGTAGCTCAGGCACACAGTTGATATCACCTGACAGGTATGCTTCCATTCTCTGCAGTCGCCacggaaacaaaaaaaaaaacagccaacCACACCGtgaaacaacaacaagacaTCGTCAACATTCAACTTCTattgataataataaacaaaatacaaagaTATTCAATGAAACTACACAATGACTATGTTAACGGCAGGGCAGACCAAAGCTCTGCACATCCAGagactgggaggaggggggggggccggagcGGCCCTTGAGCCGTCTCTGATGCTCCTGCATGGGGGACCCAGATGAGGGGGGCGGCCACCACATGGAGAAATACTGAAAGGGGGAGatttggcctggcctggcctggcctggcctggcccagcccccccccccaccacaacacaaactTTCTCCAGATTTGGCACTGCGGGAGAGGAGCAGGCAGGAGTTGCGGCTCCCCAGGGTGGAGGTCTGAGGAGacgggtggagaaggaggagaccgCCACGACCACAGCGGGACAGACATGTTCACAAGACCGCCGCTTCTCTTCTGCTCCAGTTTCACATTTTTTTGAATTTTCTTTCCGCCCTTccgtctttttttttgtttttttcctcaaAGTGTCCCGTAatgaacaacaccaacaacagtGAAAGGACAACAATAAAAATGCCACAGAGCACTTCATGTCATGTAGCGGGTGATCGCTCTCAGAGCGTACAGCAGTTCCGCCTGCATGCGCGCTTCCATTAGAAGCAGGTTAACATGGACCTGGAGAAGACAGGAGAGCAGGTGTTAGCAGAGCTTCAGTGAGGTTTAACATCCTCCAGGGCCGGACAGAGAGAGCGTCAACTCACCTTCTCCGAGTGCTGGAACTGTCTCCAGAAGCTCTCGTACATTCTTTTTGTGGTCTTCTCAGGAATGCACACCATGGTCTTGATGTAGATTTTAAAGCTACGGTCCAACAGCTGGTTTATCTCCCCGTAATCATAATCGTCATATCTGGGGAAACAGAGGCAGGAATACCATCAGGGATACCGTCATCAGGTGGCTCAacgggtagagcgcgtaccatataggctcagtcctaaaacacagcgacccgggttcgagtcctgcccgtggtcatacgctgcatgtcctcccctctatctcccataccttccacTCTATAATTAagcattaaaatgcaaaaataaatctttgaaaaaaaaaaaaaggaataccATCATCAATTGGGGAGAGAAATTTCAAAAAAAGAATTCAAAAATCAAAACCAGTCCACTAAAGGTAGAATACTGACCTGATGCCGAACATGCAGTGGATGTAGTTCCAGATGGCCCTGCGCAGCATGGACGTGTCAACGTCTTTGTGAGACGCCATGGTGTTGTAGGTCAGACTGGCCGCCATCTGGAACTTCTCGTCCAGCATCTGACCCACGTCCGGGTACAGCCGGTTGACCAGGGAGAAGCCGTGGTCCTCCCAGCTGTAGTCCTGGATAGACCCGGGACCAGCACAGTTAGAACCATCCGACATGCCATCTGAATCAGGCAGTGTTTTGTGTCaccgtgtgtgcacgtgcgtgccaTCTACCTGCACCCTGAAGGTGGGCACGTGCTCGCCACGCCGGGAGAAGTCCTTATAGCCGTAGCTGGGGTCCTCGAAGTGGCGGGAGACGTCCCGGGAGGGCGCGCTCTCCTCGTCCTCTGCCGTCACCACCAGCATGCTCTCCGTCTTCTCCCGCTCAAAGcgctccaccatctcctcctggCTGGTCTCCTCCTCGTGGCACTCCTGCAGCTGCTTCATCTTCTCCATCAGCACCTCCACCTCGCCCGACACCTCCTGAACACCAGAGGGAAACCATTTGAGTCAAGAGGAGGGCCAATATGACTCATAACCCCACCCACTATATGGATCAACCATTTtcaagtgacacacacacacacacacacacacacacacacacacacacacacacacacacacacacacacacacacacacacacacacacacacacacacacacacacacacacacacacacacacacacacacacacacacacacacacacacacctcattgcCGAGCAGGTCGTCGTGGTGATAGGCGTGGCCATTCCCGTTGGCGATGTCGCAGACGCAGTACTGGCTGAGCGAGGGGGGCCGGAAGGTGTGGCCGCCCTCACAGTGGATGTCGGGGGTGATGCCGCAGCCAAAGGTGAAGGAGGCCAGGGAGTGGTAGTGGGTCAGTAGCACTACGGCGTGGATCAGCTCCGCCAGCGACCAGCTGTGCTCCTCTGCCTTCAGAAGATGCTTCAAAAAGGTGGGGTTAGCATTATTAATGGAGTCACAATTATCCTCACACTGAAATTCATGTGACAAGACAacgataaataaaatatattattacaaAAGAATATCCCATTTATGccctcaccctccacccccatcccctCACCCTACACGTcctccacccccatcccctccccctccaccccctttaCCTCGATGTGGTCCTTGGTGAGCAGCCAAGGCCGGTGGGCCAGGATCTTGTTGAGCTCCCCGAGGTGCTGCAGCTTCTGGGGGGCCCCGTCCAGCCCGTTGAGCCACTTAGGGTCCCCCCCCACCTGCAGGAAGTCGTTGACATGCAGGTTCACCAGGTAAGAGCACTGGTGCCGGGCTGCGGCCTGGGGGAGGACATGAAGAACACATTGAATCCATGTGGACACAACATTTCATTTGGATAGGAATCCTATTGTTCTTCAGTTATCTGAGACTTTAGAGATCTCATCCTCCAGGCCCTCACCATGATGCCTATGTAGTGGCGGTAGTGTAGGGACAAGGGGCCGTCCATCTGCAGCAGGTAGTGCTGAGTCCTAAGGAAACCTTCTAGGTATTGTGGATGGAAGCCCATGACCAGCGAAATGTTGTCAAGGCGACCGAGGGCCACGAAGGCGTCCTCGAATATTGATTGTGTCCTGTCATCCCCTTTGCTGACGTGAAGGATCTGGTAGAggagaaaaacaacaagaacacatatgtgagtgtgtttgtttatgacaCGGATGAATGATTCTCCAGTCTCGGTCTTAGAGCAGACATTGTCAGCATACCTCTTTTTCAGGGATGAATCTGCTGGGTCCATTAGCCAGAGGCCTTGGGCTCCGCACTCCCAGGTCCTACACGAGAAGAAAAAATGGAAGGAAAATTTCAGCATTAAAAATTGTGTGTCTTTCTAGGAGCCTCGTTTTTGGGGCTTCGCTGCAGCGTCACGACATGGGCCACTTCACTGCTTCTCCCGCAGGCCGCAGGACTAACAAgatcgtaaaaaaaaatatggcaaCGTTGTCATAATCTCCGAAACTCGCATATATACCAGTAACAGTTTAGGCCATCAGTATTTTAACTTATAAACATTATACATAGCCTACATAACAAAGTTTAAAGATCCCGACCCGTTCGGAATTCGAAGTACAAAAATACAGACAAATACGAGAGCATTTTTTATGATCGCCATCAACtttaataataagaataataatactatGGTTTGAGGAACACATTTAGGACAGATTAAAAGGACAATGGCCAAAAGGTTGTTTGTCAAGACATGTCCGCGAGCCTGCGCAGACTCTAGCCCTGTTTAGGCTCTACTGCGCAGGaccaataaatgaatgaatgtccATGGACTGGAAGAATGTTACTCCAAAACAACATCCAAGCGATAACAACTACAAATCCAACCTTATGTCGATATATTTCCTAGGAATAGACACAACTCAAACAAAATGATTGATGCGTTTCCCGATGAAAAGTAGCCTGAAAGCAGGACCACAAAAGAAAACGCTGCACTGCAGCTCCTTAACTCACACTAAACAAGTTGGCCACAGAATAACATCTTTAATGCTGCATTAAAACCTACGAGAGCAATGATAAAACCCTGCGTTCACTGCTCGAAACGAAATCCTTGCCATTAAAACATTACACGGCTTACCTTTTTGCTAAGCCGTTGACAATGAGAACAAATCTTCAGTATGTCTGTCACTGAAAATGAATTattcccccctttctccctgGGTGAGGTGGCGTGCCTCATCTTCTTTATTCTCTTTGAGTTATAAGAGACAAAACCAGAACTATCGTCGGAATGGCagtttccttctttctttgttCCTGGAGGCACTGGATAGTATAGCTCGGTCGTCAGCTGTTGCAGCCCCACAGCAGAATACCGTTTTCTCTCTGCGCATACATTCTGTAAATAAGCGGAGGCACCCGTGACTGACAGGCCACTCAGCCAATCCCCTTTACGAAAACAAGACCCCACTGAGCCAATAGCAGAAGGGAAGACGGAGGGGGCTGAGCGACTTCTCCTAAGAAAAAAACATCACCTCCGCCTTTCTTTAGCTCTTTTGAAAGCTATTGATAATGATCGCATTCATCATGACTCATCATCCCTCTGTATGCCAGACAGCTCACACGCCTGTTTACGGTTGTATAATGCCTTATTATTATGCAATTAGGTCACTAATTACTAGGCTACATTAAGCTATTCAtgtagagagaggaagaccaCTTCAGACTTTAGTACCGCACTCCCAAAAATGTATGGACACTGTCATGCTGCATGCATGTTGCAGGCAAATAGCATCAACACagaattccccccccccacacacacacacacacacacacacacacacacacacacacacacacacacacacacacacacacacacacacacacacatgcatacacacacacacatgcaccccccccagcccagccaAACCCAGCCCAGTGTGGCGTAAACAAGGCAGTTAACAGGCAGTAAGGATAAGACTACAGTGGCATGATCTACCTGCAGGGTTATTCTACTACAGCAAGacgacaacaacagcagcagccgtTCAGTTGACGGCTTTGGTGCCCAGCCCACCAGACCTGATAATGACAaggctcagccaatcagacggGGCCAATGACTCCCCTTAAAGCCAAGGGGATGCAGAGATAAGGAAGGCAGCTCTCATGGCTCACggtccccccacccctccaacaacacattcacccattcactgCCTCGATGACCCAATCACTCAGTTGTCAATACGTTTGATCAGTTTTATCTGTGGAGATATACCAAACCAATGGCCGCATTTATGctaagatataaatatatttactaC from Gadus macrocephalus chromosome 21, ASM3116895v1 carries:
- the sesn1 gene encoding sestrin-1 isoform X1, producing the protein MDVVDRDGLGRWDGLSSRDAGSRDSAMETIQQELMRIVEAVGRAPASQPRSPASPGPPCRVLNGILAHLLMLSKRCPFQDIRERCGWLLQTVQDLGVRSPRPLANGPSRFIPEKEILHVSKGDDRTQSIFEDAFVALGRLDNISLVMGFHPQYLEGFLRTQHYLLQMDGPLSLHYRHYIGIMAAARHQCSYLVNLHVNDFLQVGGDPKWLNGLDGAPQKLQHLGELNKILAHRPWLLTKDHIEHLLKAEEHSWSLAELIHAVVLLTHYHSLASFTFGCGITPDIHCEGGHTFRPPSLSQYCVCDIANGNGHAYHHDDLLGNEEVSGEVEVLMEKMKQLQECHEEETSQEEMVERFEREKTESMLVVTAEDEESAPSRDVSRHFEDPSYGYKDFSRRGEHVPTFRVQDYSWEDHGFSLVNRLYPDVGQMLDEKFQMAASLTYNTMASHKDVDTSMLRRAIWNYIHCMFGIRYDDYDYGEINQLLDRSFKIYIKTMVCIPEKTTKRMYESFWRQFQHSEKVHVNLLLMEARMQAELLYALRAITRYMT
- the sesn1 gene encoding sestrin-1 isoform X2; protein product: MRHATSPREKGGNNSFSVTDILKICSHCQRLSKKDLGVRSPRPLANGPSRFIPEKEILHVSKGDDRTQSIFEDAFVALGRLDNISLVMGFHPQYLEGFLRTQHYLLQMDGPLSLHYRHYIGIMAAARHQCSYLVNLHVNDFLQVGGDPKWLNGLDGAPQKLQHLGELNKILAHRPWLLTKDHIEHLLKAEEHSWSLAELIHAVVLLTHYHSLASFTFGCGITPDIHCEGGHTFRPPSLSQYCVCDIANGNGHAYHHDDLLGNEEVSGEVEVLMEKMKQLQECHEEETSQEEMVERFEREKTESMLVVTAEDEESAPSRDVSRHFEDPSYGYKDFSRRGEHVPTFRVQDYSWEDHGFSLVNRLYPDVGQMLDEKFQMAASLTYNTMASHKDVDTSMLRRAIWNYIHCMFGIRYDDYDYGEINQLLDRSFKIYIKTMVCIPEKTTKRMYESFWRQFQHSEKVHVNLLLMEARMQAELLYALRAITRYMT